CCAACTCATCCACCGCAGCACCGGCAAAGCCACCCGTGCCCAAGCCCTAGCCCGCGCCCAAGGGGAACTGAAACAGATTCTCGATAATGCCGACCAACTCCCCCAAGCGGAAGGCGGTCTCATTCTCGATATCGCCACCACCTGGCGCGATGCTCTCCTGAATATCGCCAGCGATATTGGCAATGTGGAAATTCTCGAACCCGTCCAAAACCCCTACACCATCGGCGACCCCGTAGAAGGTGACCGGTTTGTGGGTCGTGAGGACATCCTCCGGGAACTGGAAAGCCTCTGGTTCCGTGCAGATAACCCCTCCTCTGTCCTCATCTACGGTCATCGCCGCATGGGGAAAACCTCGATTCTCCGCAACCTCACGGGGGGTTCTGACCTGAAGCTGATTTACGTGAACCTGCAACTGCTCGGCTCCGTTACCCAGGGTCTCAGTGAAGTCCTGCTGGCCATTGCTGATGATATTGCCCAACATGTGGACATTCCCGCACCCCCCGATGAAGCCTTTCTCACGTTTCCCCAACACACCTTTAAGGTCTACCTGCGGGATGTCCTCAAACAACTGGACTGTCGCGCCCTGATTATTGCCCTAGATGAATTTGAACTGATTGAAGACCTCATCAAAGCCGGACAACTCACCCCCGACTTTATGGGTTACCTGCGCGGTTTAATCCAAATGGACAAGCGTCTGGCCTTTGTCCTGGCTGGACTGCACACCCTGGAAGAAATGACCCGCGACTATTTCCAACCCTTCTTTGGCAGCACGTACCCCTTGCGCGTCGGTTTCCTCAGCCGCGCTGCTACCCGTCAAATTCTGGAAAACCCCAGCGACGACTTCCCCCTGGAATATGACCCGGATGCGGTGGATGAAATCTATCGCCTCACCCACGGTCAACCCTACCTGGTGCAACTGATAGGCTTTCAACTGGTGCGCCGGTTTAATGAACTGGTGTTTGAAACCGGTCAAGAGCGCGACCCCCGACTCACCCTAGAGGATATAGCTGCTGTCACTGATATCTCCCAAGGCGACCTCTTCCGCAATGGTCGCTACTACTTCGACGGCATCTGGAACCAAGCCAGCCAAGACCCACCGGGTCAAACGGATATCTTACAAGCGCTCGCCCCCCACCCCACCGGCCTCACCAGCGAGGAACTCCAGTCCCAGTGTCCCGATGTGCCGGACCTTACCGCCGCCTTGGACACTCTGCAACGCCATGACGTGGTTCACCAAACCGAGGAGCGCTGGCGCATTCAGGTCGAACTTTGCCGCCGCTGGATAGCCGCCCGCGCCTAGATGTGTCTTGACATCCGTAGGGGCGAAAAATTCATTGTTAGTTGTTAATTATTAATTACAAAGGCGACACCCGGATTCGAACCGGGGGATAGAGGTTTTGCAGACCTCGGCCTTACCGCTTGGCTATGTCGCCGTGTTTGACCACTCTTTCTAGAGTAACAGAATCAATTAGACTTTGACTAGACCCTAACAGAAAATTTTTCTCGCCACTGCCCAACTGCGCTATTCAATCTTGGGGATAACCAGGAATCAAATTGGGAATATACCGGTAAGCGCGCTTGCAGATGCCATCCGTAAGGCTCAAGGAATTGTTGCAGGTGTTCAGCAGAGGGATGGGGATAATCCGGATTCACTTCATCTTTGGGGCCAAGTCCACCGAGATCGGTTGCTCCTGCTTCTAAACAAGATAATAATAGGTTTGGGTAATAGACGAGATTGGGCGGAATTTGCAGGGTAATCTCTGAAGGCAGAAGGCGACGCGCAAGGGCAACGAGGGGGGGCAATTCGGTTAAGTCAAATCCCGGTAAGGTGCTGGTTTGTTGGTCTCCAGGACTGTAGGGTTGTAGAATCGCCTCTTGTATATGATAGTAGGTCTGATGAATTTCGGCGATCGCCTCTAAACTCCGAACTCTGTCTGCTTCCGTTTCCCCAATGCCCACCAAAATCCCCGTCGTAAACGGAATTCCCAGCTCTCCAGCCCATCTTAGCTGTTCTAATCTTAATCCTGGTTCCTTACTGGGTGCGTGAGCATGAACCGTTTCCAATAACCCTCCAGACACCTGCTCCACCATCAATCCCATGGAAACAT
The Roseofilum reptotaenium CS-1145 DNA segment above includes these coding regions:
- the cofG gene encoding 7,8-didemethyl-8-hydroxy-5-deazariboflavin synthase subunit CofG; the encoded protein is MYREVTYSPAYTLVPTYECFNQCSYCNFRVSPGDDAWLSSIQAHERLQALQGKGICEILILSGEVHPASSRRGAWLERIYALAELALSYGFLPHTNVGPLSFEEMACLKEVNVSMGLMVEQVSGGLLETVHAHAPSKEPGLRLEQLRWAGELGIPFTTGILVGIGETEADRVRSLEAIAEIHQTYYHIQEAILQPYSPGDQQTSTLPGFDLTELPPLVALARRLLPSEITLQIPPNLVYYPNLLLSCLEAGATDLGGLGPKDEVNPDYPHPSAEHLQQFLEPYGWHLQARLPVYSQFDSWLSPRLNSAVGQWREKFSVRV
- a CDS encoding AAA family ATPase: MSYSYQSIPVVNAIDAVLRETINEYLIEKIAHFADQHYDWKLAVFKLIAFEQTHTSQINFKTPVHATAAGFWYLQQTEYRHYVYFASQAFQQVRHIPYGKEMYTLAQTLGLCTQAKEFNQIHTLTLPPCPEPDPEKRLRQTSWPALEAFHRVTQEAQLIHRSTGKATRAQALARAQGELKQILDNADQLPQAEGGLILDIATTWRDALLNIASDIGNVEILEPVQNPYTIGDPVEGDRFVGREDILRELESLWFRADNPSSVLIYGHRRMGKTSILRNLTGGSDLKLIYVNLQLLGSVTQGLSEVLLAIADDIAQHVDIPAPPDEAFLTFPQHTFKVYLRDVLKQLDCRALIIALDEFELIEDLIKAGQLTPDFMGYLRGLIQMDKRLAFVLAGLHTLEEMTRDYFQPFFGSTYPLRVGFLSRAATRQILENPSDDFPLEYDPDAVDEIYRLTHGQPYLVQLIGFQLVRRFNELVFETGQERDPRLTLEDIAAVTDISQGDLFRNGRYYFDGIWNQASQDPPGQTDILQALAPHPTGLTSEELQSQCPDVPDLTAALDTLQRHDVVHQTEERWRIQVELCRRWIAARA